One genomic segment of Helianthus annuus cultivar XRQ/B chromosome 14, HanXRQr2.0-SUNRISE, whole genome shotgun sequence includes these proteins:
- the LOC110904348 gene encoding fasciclin-like arabinogalactan protein 15, translating into MSSSLNYDALNFKLIFFTILLINATALTNQNQNPKSNSTQTQINSNSVLVALLDSHYTELSELVEKALLLQTLEQAVSQHNITIFAPNNEALERHMDPEFKRFLLEPGNLKSLQKLLLFHIIPTRVGSEQWPGQDTGSVAVAHHKTLCVEESENRLPLTRGNSGEKIVGGLAKVTRPDDVTRPDGLIHGIERLLVPRSVQEEFNRRRSLTSISAVLPEGAPVVDPRTHRLKKPAPVPAGAPPVLPIYDAMAPGPSLAPAPAPGPGGPRHHFDGESQVKDFIQTLLHYGGYNELADILVNLTSLATEMGRLVSEGYVLTVLAPNDEAMAKLTTDQLSDPGAPEQIMYYHLIPEYQTEESMYNSVRRFGKVQYDTLRLPHKVVAEEADGSVKFGSGEGSAYLFDPDIYTDGRISVQGIDGVLFPVEETKEKPASKVSPATATKVVANQRRGKLLEVACSMAGVFGHFTSCN; encoded by the exons ATGAGTAGTTCTCTGAACTATGATGCACTAAATTTCAAACTCATATTCTTCACCATCCTCCTTATCAACGCAACCGCATTgactaaccaaaaccaaaatccTAAATCCAACTCAACTCAGACTCAGATCAACTCCAACTCGGTCCTCGTCGCCCTTCTTGACTCACACTACACCGAGTTATCCGAACTCGTTGAAAAAGCTCTTCTTCTACAAACCCTAGAGCAAGCAGTTTCACAACACAACATTACCATCTTTGCTCCCAACAATGAAGCTCTCGAACGCCACATGGATCCAGAATTCAAACGGTTTTTACTCGAACCGGGAAATCTCAAATCACTACAAAAATTATTGCTTTTCCACATCATTCCGACCCGGGTCGGGTCGGAACAATGGCCGGGTCAGGATACTGGATCAGTAGCAGTAGCTCATCATAAAACGCTCTGTGTGGAAGAATCCGAAAATCGTTTACCGTTGACCCGTGGAAATTCCGGGGAGAAAATAGTGGGTGGGCTAGCGAAAGTTACTCGACCCGACGACGTGACCCGACCCGACGGGTTGATCCATGGGATTGAGAGACTGTTGGTACCTAGATCTGTGCAAGAAGAGTTTAACCGGAGAAGAAGTTTGACTTCAATTTCAGCGGTTTTACCCGAAGGAGCTCCGGTAGTGGATCCGAGAACACACCGGTTAAAAAAACCCGCTCCAGTTCCAGCTGGAGCTCCACCGGTTCTACCAATATACGACGCAATGGCACCGGGTCCATCACTAGCTCCGGCTCCAGCACCCGGACCCGGTGGGCCACGTCATCACTTTGACGGTGAGAGTCAGGTGAAAGATTTTATTCAAACGCTGTTACATTACGGTGGGTATAATGAATTGGCGGATATTTTGGTGAACTTAACGTCGTTAGCGACGGAAATGGGGAGATTGGTGTCTGAGGGTTATGTTTTAACGGTGTTGGCTCCGAATGATGAAGCAATGGCGAAACTTACTACTGATCAGTTGAGTGATCCGGGTGCACCGGAACAGATAATGTATTATCATTTGATTCCGGAGTATCAGACGGAAGAGAGTATGTATAATTCGGTTAGAAGGTTCGGGAAGGTTCAGTATGATACTTTGAGATTGCCGCATAAGGTGGTGGCGGAGGAGGCTGATGGGTCGGTTAAGTTCGGGTCGGGTGAGGGTTCGGCGTATTTGTTTGATCCGGATATTTACACCGATGGGCGGATATCGGTGCAggggattgatggtgttttgtttCCGGTGGAGGAGACGAAGGAGAAACCGGCTAGTAAGGTTTCTCCGGCGACGGCGACTAAGGTCGTTGCAAACCAAAGAAGAG GGAAATTATTGGAAGTAGCATGTTCGATGGCTGGCGTATTCGGACATTTTACAAGTTGTAATTga